The Nitrospira sp. genome window below encodes:
- the hslU gene encoding ATP-dependent protease ATPase subunit HslU, which translates to MMKPLTSDAEPLNLNSLTPRQIVEELNRYVIGQKDAKRMVAIALRNRWRRQQVSPDLRDEVMPKNIIMIGPTGVGKTEIARRLAKLAEAPFIKVEASKFTEVGYVGRDVESIIRDLTELAINMVKTQRLASVQQKAEQQGEERLLDLLLPPPPPRPGFVDSASEPVAQAPQDSHETTRSKLRLQLREGRLDERTVELEVKERSLPVGVISNVGGLDDLESNLRDMLGGMFQGKKKKRLMKVPEALKHLTQEEAQKLIDMEDTTREAITKVEQAGIVFLDEIDKIAGRERTMGPDVSREGVQRDLLPIVEGCTVTTKHGPVVTDHILFIAAGAFHVAKPSDLIPELQGRFPIRVELSPLSKDDFVRILTEPKGALVRQYQALLATEGLTIEFTTDGLEEIAEVAVQVNERTENIGARRLFTIMERLLEDISFEGPGWPDKRISITAAYVRDRLKDIVKDQDLSRYIL; encoded by the coding sequence ATGATGAAGCCGCTCACAAGCGATGCCGAACCACTGAATCTCAATAGTCTCACCCCGCGTCAGATCGTCGAGGAGCTGAATCGCTACGTCATTGGACAAAAGGATGCCAAACGGATGGTCGCCATCGCTCTTCGCAACCGGTGGCGCCGCCAGCAGGTGTCTCCCGACCTTCGCGACGAGGTGATGCCGAAGAACATCATCATGATCGGGCCGACCGGCGTGGGCAAAACGGAGATCGCCCGACGGCTCGCCAAACTGGCCGAAGCCCCCTTCATCAAGGTCGAAGCGTCGAAGTTCACCGAGGTCGGCTACGTCGGGCGTGATGTGGAATCGATCATCCGCGACTTGACCGAGCTGGCCATCAATATGGTCAAGACACAACGGCTGGCGTCCGTTCAGCAGAAGGCAGAACAACAAGGCGAGGAACGATTGCTCGATCTGCTCTTGCCGCCGCCCCCCCCTCGACCGGGCTTCGTGGACAGCGCGAGCGAGCCGGTCGCTCAAGCCCCTCAGGACTCCCACGAAACGACCAGATCGAAGCTGCGCCTGCAGTTACGGGAAGGGAGGCTGGATGAACGAACGGTGGAGTTAGAAGTCAAGGAACGAAGCCTTCCCGTCGGCGTCATTTCCAACGTGGGTGGACTTGACGACCTCGAGAGTAATCTCCGAGACATGCTGGGCGGCATGTTTCAAGGCAAGAAGAAGAAACGACTGATGAAAGTGCCGGAGGCGCTCAAACATTTGACGCAGGAAGAAGCTCAGAAACTGATCGATATGGAAGATACTACGAGAGAAGCCATCACCAAGGTGGAACAGGCCGGTATCGTGTTCCTCGATGAGATCGACAAGATCGCCGGCCGCGAGCGCACCATGGGTCCGGATGTATCGCGAGAAGGTGTCCAGCGCGACCTCCTCCCCATCGTGGAAGGCTGCACGGTCACCACCAAACATGGGCCGGTCGTGACGGATCACATCCTCTTCATCGCCGCCGGTGCCTTTCATGTGGCGAAGCCGTCGGATCTGATTCCGGAACTCCAAGGACGATTTCCGATCCGCGTCGAGCTCAGCCCGTTATCAAAAGACGATTTCGTCCGCATTCTCACAGAACCGAAAGGGGCGCTGGTCCGGCAGTATCAGGCCTTGCTGGCCACGGAAGGCCTCACCATCGAGTTCACTACGGACGGTCTTGAAGAAATCGCCGAGGTCGCAGTGCAAGTGAATGAACGGACCGAGAACATCGGCGCGCGCCGCCTGTTCACCATCATGGAGCGGTTGCTTGAAGACATTTCATTCGAGGGACCAGGCTGGCCCGACAAACGGATCAGCATCACCGCGGCCTATGTCCGGGACCGGTTGAAAGACATCGTCAAGGATCAGGATCTGAGCCGGTATATTCTCTAG
- the argB gene encoding acetylglutamate kinase, whose protein sequence is MNKLIKKANVLIEALPYIRAFRGKTVVVKYGGHAMTDSSLKERFAQDVVLLKYVGINPVIIHGGGPQIDKMLDRLGIEAKFRHGVRITDEATMEIVEMVLAGKINMEITDLINRHGGSAVGLSGKDGGLILSKPLTAKAWAESLDRDLDREDGEGDFGLVGDIEKVDPGLLRNLQDDHYIPVIAPIGTDREGNTYNINADLVGGSVAGALRAEKLLMMTDIKGIRDANGRHLSTVSRKDVQRMMKKGTITEGMIPKVRACLDALAEGVGKAHIIDGRIPHAILLEIFTHKGIGTEIVN, encoded by the coding sequence ATGAACAAACTCATCAAGAAAGCCAACGTCCTCATCGAAGCCCTGCCGTACATTCGCGCGTTTCGAGGAAAGACCGTGGTCGTCAAGTACGGCGGCCATGCGATGACGGACTCGTCGCTTAAGGAACGGTTTGCTCAAGATGTCGTACTGCTCAAGTACGTTGGCATCAACCCGGTCATCATTCACGGCGGTGGGCCTCAAATTGATAAGATGCTCGACCGACTCGGCATCGAGGCCAAGTTTCGGCACGGCGTCCGGATCACCGATGAAGCCACGATGGAAATCGTGGAAATGGTCCTGGCAGGAAAAATCAACATGGAGATTACGGATCTCATCAACCGTCATGGTGGTAGCGCCGTCGGGTTGAGCGGCAAGGACGGGGGGTTGATTCTCAGCAAGCCGCTGACGGCCAAGGCTTGGGCAGAAAGTCTGGACCGGGATTTGGATAGGGAAGACGGCGAAGGCGACTTCGGACTGGTGGGCGACATTGAAAAGGTCGACCCTGGTTTGTTGCGCAACCTTCAGGACGACCATTACATCCCGGTGATCGCTCCGATCGGAACGGATCGTGAGGGTAATACGTACAACATCAATGCCGATCTCGTCGGCGGATCCGTGGCCGGGGCCCTGCGCGCGGAGAAGCTCCTCATGATGACCGATATCAAAGGCATTCGCGACGCCAACGGGCGTCACCTCTCCACCGTGTCGCGTAAAGATGTGCAGCGCATGATGAAGAAGGGGACTATCACGGAGGGGATGATCCCGAAAGTCCGTGCTTGTTTGGACGCATTGGCCGAAGGGGTCGGAAAAGCTCACATTATCGACGGGCGTATCCCCCACGCCATTCTGCTTGAAATCTTCACGCACAAGGGCATTGGGACCGAGATCGTAAACTAA
- the xerC gene encoding tyrosine recombinase XerC, with translation MDDEIKAFIMYLQVERNASQETIRNYRSDLHQLARFLQRTKKDAAPSRVEEVTRDDIRAYLHNLDQQGEKASSLARKLACLRSFFRFLVREEVLRTDPTEILRSPKRPKPLPRVLTKDDAAALMEFPTGPSSLPLRDRALLETMYSTGARVSEVVGINLDDLNEADGIVCLRGKGRKERMVPIGDLALQAIRQYRRSLKPPARSGHLSSPIFLNHRGGRITTRSVARMVARYSSRLVGGAVSPHALRHSYATHLLDEGADLRSIQEMLGHASLSTTQKYTHLAMDQLLAVYDRAHPRAREATTPLPGKDRKSS, from the coding sequence ATGGACGATGAAATCAAGGCTTTCATAATGTACCTGCAGGTTGAACGGAACGCGTCACAGGAGACGATTCGCAACTATCGATCCGACCTTCATCAGCTGGCGAGGTTCCTCCAGCGAACCAAGAAGGATGCTGCGCCCAGTCGCGTCGAGGAGGTCACGAGAGACGATATTCGCGCCTATCTGCACAACTTGGATCAACAAGGCGAGAAAGCTTCGTCCTTGGCAAGAAAACTGGCTTGCCTCCGCAGTTTTTTTCGTTTTCTAGTACGTGAAGAAGTCCTGCGAACGGATCCTACCGAAATCCTGCGAAGCCCCAAGCGACCAAAGCCGCTCCCTCGCGTGTTGACAAAGGACGATGCGGCGGCACTCATGGAGTTTCCGACCGGGCCATCGTCCTTGCCCTTGCGAGATCGCGCCCTGCTGGAAACGATGTACTCGACCGGGGCTCGGGTGAGTGAGGTCGTGGGGATCAATCTCGATGACCTGAACGAGGCGGACGGGATCGTGTGTTTGAGAGGGAAGGGTCGCAAGGAACGGATGGTGCCGATCGGGGATCTGGCGCTTCAGGCAATCCGGCAGTATCGCAGGTCCTTGAAACCGCCGGCCCGAAGCGGTCATCTGTCGTCTCCGATTTTTTTGAATCATCGTGGGGGCCGGATCACCACGAGGAGCGTCGCTCGAATGGTTGCTCGATACTCCAGCCGCCTCGTTGGTGGGGCGGTCAGTCCTCATGCCTTGCGGCACTCGTACGCGACCCATCTGCTCGACGAGGGAGCGGACCTCCGGTCGATACAGGAAATGCTCGGCCATGCCTCGCTCAGCACAACTCAAAAATATACACATCTGGCGATGGATCAACTCCTCGCGGTCTATGATCGAGCCCACCCTCGAGCACGAGAGGCAACGACTCCCTTGCCCGGAAAGGACCGAAAATCGTCATGA
- a CDS encoding BrnA antitoxin family protein: protein MSAKSTKTLSKRRRAGWAKLQEMTDHEIDYSDIPPTDAKFWEKAQVVLPPVKTHLSLRLDEDVVEWFKRQGGGYQTKINAVLRSYVQAHSAKRKA, encoded by the coding sequence ATGAGCGCCAAATCTACCAAGACCCTGTCAAAACGGCGTCGCGCGGGATGGGCGAAACTGCAGGAGATGACAGACCACGAGATTGATTACTCAGACATCCCGCCGACGGACGCCAAGTTTTGGGAAAAGGCACAGGTCGTGCTTCCGCCCGTCAAAACCCATTTGTCCTTACGGTTGGACGAAGATGTCGTGGAGTGGTTTAAGCGGCAAGGAGGCGGATATCAAACCAAGATCAACGCCGTGCTGCGATCCTATGTGCAGGCACATTCGGCCAAGAGGAAGGCGTAA
- a CDS encoding toll/interleukin-1 receptor domain-containing protein, which produces MSKILISYRREDSADVTGRIYDRLIQAFPKAVFRDVDSMPPGIDFRHHLDEQVAKCDVFLAVIGRNWMKLKGRTGKSRLEDQGDFVRIEIESALKRRIPVIPVLVSGAVIPPVDRLPVSLRDFSYRHSVVVRSDPDFHRDMDRLIEYLRAQIESERENLPPSDAQHTVTEAIATEAAARSEVKGPGQENVEVAVPPSSLESQPEVPPSHEEAPIAFSDAHSTVRDGSATGKEPDCGVDRGEQESVEAAVPPSRLDSQPQLEPGEEEPASSTVASRTTTEGFPSYLVGGIGLIVFIIVLIAAFLIFQPKPSPVYAPSPRLEKMKEQVEQLKEKIKQRKEAEPVERRP; this is translated from the coding sequence ATGAGCAAGATCCTGATCTCCTATCGCCGCGAGGATAGTGCGGATGTCACTGGTCGAATCTATGACCGGCTCATCCAAGCGTTTCCAAAGGCGGTCTTTCGGGATGTGGATTCCATGCCTCCTGGTATCGACTTTCGTCACCATTTGGATGAGCAGGTGGCAAAATGCGATGTATTCCTCGCCGTAATCGGGCGAAACTGGATGAAGCTCAAGGGCCGAACGGGAAAGTCCAGACTTGAAGACCAAGGAGATTTTGTCCGGATTGAAATCGAATCGGCGCTAAAGCGTCGGATTCCAGTTATTCCGGTACTGGTGAGTGGGGCTGTAATCCCGCCAGTCGATCGGTTGCCAGTTAGTCTGCGAGATTTCTCGTACCGTCACAGCGTCGTGGTACGTTCTGACCCCGATTTTCATCGGGACATGGACCGGCTCATTGAGTATTTGCGAGCACAAATAGAGAGTGAGCGGGAGAACCTCCCGCCCTCGGATGCGCAACACACTGTCACGGAAGCAATAGCGACAGAGGCGGCCGCCCGTTCCGAAGTTAAGGGACCCGGACAGGAGAATGTCGAGGTAGCGGTTCCTCCATCCAGTCTTGAATCCCAACCAGAGGTGCCGCCATCCCATGAGGAAGCACCAATTGCGTTCTCAGACGCGCACAGTACCGTAAGGGATGGAAGCGCGACAGGGAAGGAACCCGATTGCGGCGTCGATCGAGGAGAACAGGAGAGTGTCGAGGCAGCGGTTCCTCCATCAAGACTTGATTCTCAACCACAGCTGGAGCCGGGTGAAGAAGAACCAGCCTCTTCGACAGTAGCTTCCCGGACAACAACGGAAGGGTTCCCATCCTATTTGGTCGGTGGCATCGGCCTGATAGTCTTTATCATCGTCCTTATAGCTGCGTTCTTGATTTTTCAGCCGAAACCTTCGCCTGTCTATGCCCCTTCGCCGCGATTAGAGAAAATGAAAGAGCAAGTCGAGCAGCTCAAAGAGAAAATCAAGCAGCGCAAAGAGGCTGAACCCGTGGAGCGCAGGCCATAG
- a CDS encoding formylglycine-generating enzyme family protein: MILISPGSFMMGGSVVFEVPKHQVEFTKLFAMARYENAFDEYDLFAQMTDRQLPKDEGWGRGQRPVVNVSWGDAKAYAHWLSQRTGKRYRLPTEAEWEYAARSGGQEQMWPGTSDESLLKDYAVYGAKRTEPVGRTQANGLGLYDMSGNVSEWLEDCWHENYKGVPADGQPWLEDGGGDCGRRIIRGGSWGYMPVNMRTSTRIWGVADFRNHDLGFRLAQDLP, translated from the coding sequence ATGATACTGATTTCGCCAGGGTCGTTCATGATGGGGGGCTCTGTAGTGTTTGAAGTTCCTAAACACCAAGTCGAATTCACTAAACTATTTGCCATGGCACGGTATGAAAATGCCTTTGACGAGTACGACCTCTTTGCCCAGATGACTGATCGCCAATTGCCAAAGGATGAGGGTTGGGGACGTGGTCAGAGACCGGTCGTCAACGTGTCCTGGGGCGATGCGAAAGCCTACGCCCATTGGCTATCCCAACGAACCGGCAAACGCTATCGGTTGCCCACGGAAGCTGAGTGGGAGTACGCGGCGCGAAGCGGTGGGCAGGAGCAGATGTGGCCTGGGACTTCTGACGAGAGTCTATTGAAGGATTATGCGGTGTATGGCGCGAAACGTACCGAGCCGGTTGGCCGCACGCAAGCCAATGGACTTGGGCTCTACGATATGAGCGGCAATGTGTCGGAATGGCTGGAGGATTGCTGGCACGAGAATTACAAAGGTGTCCCAGCGGATGGCCAGCCTTGGCTCGAAGACGGTGGTGGTGATTGTGGTCGTCGCATAATCCGTGGAGGCTCCTGGGGCTACATGCCGGTGAACATGCGCACTTCGACACGGATCTGGGGCGTTGCTGACTTTCGAAATCATGACCTTGGCTTCCGTCTTGCTCAAGACCTTCCCTAA
- the hslV gene encoding ATP-dependent protease subunit HslV: protein MTIRSTTILCVRRDGRVAMGCDGQVTVGTTVMKHNAKKLRRLHHDQVLAGFAGATADAFTLFEKFESKLEEYRGNLTRAAVELAKDWRTDRVLRRLEALLAVAGREQSFIISGTGDVVEPEDGILAIGSGGPYALAAARGLLRHSQLDAPAIVTEAMNIAGSIDIYTNQQIIVEELQG, encoded by the coding sequence ATGACGATTCGATCGACCACCATCCTTTGCGTCCGACGCGATGGACGGGTCGCCATGGGCTGCGACGGCCAAGTGACCGTTGGAACCACCGTGATGAAACACAACGCCAAGAAGCTGAGACGCTTGCATCATGACCAGGTGCTGGCCGGATTTGCGGGAGCCACTGCGGATGCCTTCACCCTGTTCGAGAAATTCGAGAGCAAGTTGGAGGAGTATCGAGGCAACCTGACCAGGGCGGCAGTGGAGCTCGCGAAAGATTGGCGAACCGATCGTGTGCTTCGCCGGTTGGAGGCGTTGCTTGCCGTCGCCGGCCGTGAACAGTCGTTCATCATTTCAGGAACCGGCGATGTCGTCGAGCCGGAAGACGGCATATTGGCCATTGGATCGGGTGGACCCTATGCCCTGGCGGCTGCACGAGGACTTCTCCGCCATTCCCAACTCGACGCCCCGGCGATCGTCACTGAAGCCATGAACATCGCAGGTTCTATTGACATCTACACCAACCAACAGATTATTGTTGAAGAACTCCAAGGATAA
- the trmFO gene encoding methylenetetrahydrofolate--tRNA-(uracil(54)-C(5))-methyltransferase (FADH(2)-oxidizing) TrmFO — protein sequence MRDDVVIVGGGLAGSEAAWQAANRGAKVTLYEMRPKEMTKAHKTGNLAELVCSNSLGSADPLNAPGILKEELRRLNSLVIAAAEQARVPAGSALAVDRDQFSQHITRALEGHPNIRILHEETTDIPTDCLCIVATGPLTSDKLSQAIRAVTQSQHLYFYDAISPIIDADSINMEVVFRASRYDKGGDDYLNCPMTAEQYNVFYDALMAAEKVQPKEFEKTPYFEACVPIEVLAERGRRTMQFGPMKPVGLKDPRTGIEPAAVVQLRTENVHRTCYNLVGFQTKLTYPEQKRVFRMIPGLEQAEFLRYGSLHRNTFINSPQLLLNTLQFKARGTLFFAGQLVGVEGYTESASMGGLAGINAARALAGQSLITPPPTTAHGCLVSHITSSDPRHFQPMNTNFGLFPPLASSPRDKDKKRRALSLRALEDFDAWTMKSRLS from the coding sequence ATGAGAGATGATGTCGTCATCGTGGGGGGTGGTCTGGCCGGCTCGGAAGCCGCGTGGCAAGCGGCGAATCGTGGTGCCAAAGTTACCCTCTACGAGATGCGCCCGAAAGAGATGACGAAGGCGCACAAGACCGGAAACTTGGCCGAACTCGTTTGCTCGAACTCGCTCGGTTCCGCCGATCCTCTGAATGCGCCGGGTATTTTGAAGGAGGAACTGCGTCGCTTGAATTCGCTCGTCATTGCCGCAGCCGAGCAAGCCAGAGTTCCCGCCGGGTCGGCGCTGGCTGTGGACCGTGACCAGTTCTCTCAGCACATTACTCGAGCGCTGGAAGGGCACCCAAACATCCGCATCCTGCACGAAGAGACCACCGACATTCCGACAGATTGCCTCTGCATCGTCGCAACAGGTCCGTTAACCTCCGATAAACTGTCTCAGGCCATCCGTGCCGTGACGCAATCCCAGCATTTATATTTCTACGACGCCATCTCGCCGATCATCGATGCGGACTCCATCAATATGGAGGTCGTCTTTCGTGCCTCTCGCTATGACAAGGGCGGAGATGATTATTTGAATTGCCCCATGACGGCAGAACAGTACAATGTCTTTTACGATGCCCTGATGGCCGCTGAAAAAGTACAGCCGAAGGAATTCGAGAAGACACCCTATTTTGAAGCCTGCGTGCCGATTGAGGTGCTGGCAGAACGGGGCCGCCGAACGATGCAGTTCGGCCCGATGAAACCAGTGGGGCTCAAAGATCCACGAACCGGGATTGAGCCGGCGGCGGTCGTGCAGTTGCGGACAGAAAATGTCCATCGGACCTGTTACAACCTCGTCGGCTTTCAGACCAAACTGACTTATCCGGAGCAGAAACGGGTGTTTCGCATGATCCCCGGGCTTGAGCAAGCCGAGTTCCTCCGGTACGGGAGCCTCCATCGCAACACCTTCATCAATTCTCCTCAGCTCCTCCTCAACACGCTGCAATTCAAAGCTCGCGGCACATTGTTTTTCGCCGGGCAGCTCGTCGGCGTCGAAGGCTATACGGAATCGGCTTCAATGGGAGGCTTGGCCGGCATCAATGCAGCGCGGGCCCTTGCTGGACAATCTTTGATCACACCTCCACCCACGACCGCGCACGGCTGCTTAGTTTCTCATATCACCTCGTCGGATCCTCGCCATTTCCAGCCAATGAACACCAATTTCGGTCTGTTCCCTCCCTTGGCGAGTTCTCCGAGGGACAAGGATAAGAAGCGACGCGCCTTGAGCCTGCGGGCCCTTGAGGATTTCGACGCATGGACGATGAAATCAAGGCTTTCATAA